Proteins encoded within one genomic window of Variovorax sp. OAS795:
- a CDS encoding dihydroneopterin aldolase — MDLIFIEGFSGQTVIGIHDSELHRPQPLVIDVHAGVPRARACDTDRIGDTIDYGVVRERLVRLMAEHRLQLLEALAEAIADILIDEFGAGWVRVKVVKPRKFDDVQAVGVQIERHAPTHRASKAAPGATVLNFLASGMVPARR; from the coding sequence ATGGACCTGATCTTCATCGAGGGCTTCAGCGGCCAGACGGTGATCGGCATCCACGACTCGGAGCTGCATCGTCCGCAGCCGCTGGTGATCGACGTGCATGCCGGCGTGCCGCGCGCGCGTGCCTGCGACACCGACCGCATCGGCGACACGATCGACTACGGCGTGGTGCGCGAACGCCTGGTGCGGCTCATGGCCGAGCACCGGCTGCAGCTGCTCGAGGCGCTGGCCGAAGCCATTGCCGACATCCTCATCGACGAGTTCGGCGCCGGCTGGGTCCGCGTGAAGGTGGTGAAGCCGCGCAAGTTCGACGACGTGCAGGCCGTGGGCGTGCAGATCGAACGCCATGCGCCCACGCATCGCGCCTCCAAGGCCGCACCCGGTGCCACCGTGCTGAACTTCCTGGCCAGCGGCATGGTGCCTGCCAGGCGCTGA
- a CDS encoding sigma-54-dependent Fis family transcriptional regulator gives MTLTLRQGDRHADRVLDVVRRGFHEEGNDLVTRSWSRCLNQYQLDPGRPREPVIIAASALQSRRNQHADVIECARYEMTTLYQQLADAESAVVLTDTDGVIVHMVSSPEFAAEAEPMGLRAGGMWGEAEAGTNGMGTCLAAAHPISVRREEHFFSQFTQLTCSAVPVFDPSGEIIAVLDVTSRSSLMQQHVLVLLGMTARMIENRLIDKRFSNAHPLHFHSRPEFVYTLHEGKLAVGDDGRILAANRSALFQLGLQSMDEIRTQRIDDLFQTSLEDIVQRSLSSSFHPVVAYRANAALRFFAVARRPASDAATPSRATRAIGAGAAPIVAEAGADAFRAPLRPMPMRAPGVRTFKDARLVAHLDTARRVVARRTPVLLCGETGSGKEVFARAIHESSPHAEGAFVAVNCASLPETLIESELFGYKAGAFTGAQRSGRRGKILQADGGTLFLDEIADMPLELQARLLRVLDERQVTPLGTEETHPVDFQLVSASHQHLPSLVRDGRFREDLYYRLAGIELDLPPLRDRSDKRELIHDVLKDEGGSDSRLGDDAERVLMAYAWPGNLRQLRHVLRSAAALADGKTITREHLPSLAARTAPSPVSAHAALAAASEAAEASDAVPADAAPAVKLNPIQANERQVLLQMLEQHRWNVSNVAKALDVSRNTLYRKLHKLHIEISPPD, from the coding sequence ATGACATTGACGCTGCGACAAGGCGATCGACATGCTGACCGTGTGCTCGACGTGGTGAGGCGAGGTTTCCACGAGGAGGGCAACGACCTGGTCACGCGCTCCTGGAGCCGTTGCCTGAACCAGTACCAGCTCGACCCGGGCCGGCCGCGCGAACCAGTGATCATCGCGGCCTCTGCGCTGCAGAGCCGCCGCAACCAGCATGCCGACGTGATCGAGTGCGCGCGCTACGAGATGACCACGCTCTACCAGCAGCTCGCGGATGCGGAGTCCGCGGTGGTGCTGACCGATACCGATGGCGTCATCGTGCACATGGTGTCCTCGCCCGAGTTCGCTGCCGAAGCGGAGCCCATGGGCCTGCGCGCAGGCGGCATGTGGGGCGAGGCCGAAGCCGGCACCAACGGCATGGGCACCTGCCTTGCGGCCGCGCACCCGATCTCCGTGCGGCGCGAGGAACACTTCTTCAGCCAGTTCACGCAGCTCACCTGTTCGGCCGTCCCGGTGTTCGATCCGTCGGGCGAGATCATCGCCGTGCTCGACGTGACCAGCCGCTCCAGCCTGATGCAGCAGCACGTGCTGGTGCTGCTCGGCATGACGGCGCGCATGATCGAGAACCGGCTCATCGACAAGCGTTTTTCGAATGCGCATCCGCTGCACTTTCACAGCCGGCCGGAGTTCGTCTACACGCTGCACGAAGGCAAGCTCGCGGTGGGCGACGACGGGCGGATTCTCGCGGCCAACCGCAGTGCGCTGTTCCAGCTCGGCCTGCAGTCGATGGACGAGATCCGCACGCAGCGCATCGACGACCTGTTCCAGACCTCGCTCGAAGACATCGTGCAACGCAGTCTTTCTTCTTCATTCCATCCGGTGGTGGCATACCGCGCCAATGCGGCGCTGCGCTTCTTCGCGGTGGCGCGGCGGCCGGCGTCCGATGCCGCAACACCGTCGCGCGCCACGCGTGCCATCGGCGCCGGGGCGGCTCCCATCGTGGCCGAGGCAGGCGCCGATGCGTTCCGAGCGCCGCTGCGGCCGATGCCCATGCGCGCACCCGGTGTTCGCACCTTCAAGGACGCGCGGCTCGTTGCGCACCTGGACACTGCGCGCCGCGTGGTCGCGCGCCGCACGCCGGTCCTGCTGTGCGGCGAAACGGGTTCGGGCAAGGAGGTGTTCGCACGCGCCATCCACGAAAGCAGCCCGCATGCCGAAGGCGCCTTCGTGGCCGTCAATTGCGCGAGCCTGCCCGAGACGCTGATCGAATCCGAGCTCTTCGGCTACAAGGCCGGCGCCTTCACGGGCGCACAGCGCAGCGGCCGGCGCGGCAAGATCCTGCAGGCCGATGGCGGCACGCTGTTCCTCGACGAGATCGCCGACATGCCGCTGGAGCTGCAGGCGCGCCTTCTGCGCGTGCTCGACGAGCGCCAGGTCACGCCGCTCGGCACCGAGGAAACGCACCCGGTCGATTTTCAGCTCGTGAGCGCCAGCCACCAGCACCTGCCGAGCCTCGTGCGCGACGGCCGGTTCCGCGAAGACCTCTACTACCGGCTCGCGGGCATCGAGCTCGACCTGCCGCCGCTGCGCGACCGCAGCGACAAGCGCGAGCTGATCCATGACGTGCTCAAGGACGAGGGCGGCAGCGACAGCCGGCTCGGCGACGATGCCGAGCGCGTGCTCATGGCCTATGCCTGGCCCGGCAACCTGCGCCAGTTGCGCCACGTGCTGCGCAGTGCCGCCGCGCTGGCCGACGGCAAGACCATCACGCGCGAACACCTGCCCTCGCTGGCCGCAAGGACTGCGCCTTCGCCCGTCTCGGCCCATGCTGCGCTGGCGGCTGCATCCGAAGCCGCGGAAGCATCCGACGCTGTGCCCGCCGACGCGGCACCTGCGGTCAAACTCAACCCGATCCAGGCCAACGAGCGGCAAGTGCTGTTGCAGATGCTCGAGCAGCATCGTTGGAACGTGAGCAACGTCGCCAAGGCGCTCGATGTCAGCCGCAACACCTTGTACCGAAAACTCCACAAGCTCCACATCGAGATCTCTCCACCCGATTGA
- a CDS encoding flavoprotein, whose translation MAWCITGSGHFLEESLALAARLPSVDLFLSAAAEEVLPIYKLHIEALKKRFRVFRDKTASGVPVGMLYDDVYHTVVVAPATSNTVAKCAFGISDTLPTNMFAQAGKLGIPGIVFACDTEPVVVTKSPHDWVTLRPRRIELDNVERLRGIDFCQVVSSPAELEAVLDARMKELSLAWNTSSS comes from the coding sequence ATGGCCTGGTGCATCACGGGCTCGGGCCATTTCCTCGAAGAGTCGCTGGCGCTCGCGGCGCGGCTGCCCTCGGTGGACCTGTTCCTCTCGGCCGCCGCTGAAGAGGTGCTGCCCATCTACAAGCTGCACATCGAAGCGCTGAAGAAGCGCTTTCGCGTGTTCCGCGACAAGACCGCGAGCGGCGTGCCGGTGGGCATGCTCTACGACGACGTCTATCACACGGTGGTGGTGGCGCCGGCCACCAGCAACACGGTGGCCAAGTGCGCATTCGGCATCAGCGACACCCTGCCGACCAACATGTTCGCGCAGGCCGGCAAGCTCGGCATTCCTGGCATCGTGTTTGCATGCGATACCGAACCGGTGGTGGTCACGAAGTCGCCGCACGACTGGGTCACGCTGCGGCCGCGCCGCATCGAGCTGGACAACGTGGAGCGGCTGCGCGGCATCGACTTCTGCCAGGTGGTCTCGTCGCCGGCCGAACTCGAAGCCGTGCTCGATGCACGCATGAAGGAACTCTCTCTCGCATGGAACACATCGTCTTCCTGA
- a CDS encoding DUF6513 domain-containing protein has protein sequence MEHIVFLTGRLAQASLARVLAGIEAAPFTWEVREIGLQVAALMTADMIRRRVAAPVVTEAQGEGAAPRRADRIMVPGRCRGDVEALSLHFGVPVERGPQELKDLPRHFNRSARAVDLSEYEVAIFAEIVDAPRRTVPEIIERARQLAADGANVIDLGCLPETRFDHLADSVRALKAEGFQVSVDSSDAQELLAGGKAGADYLLSLTLDTLWIADEVDATPVLIPRVPADEDSLYEAVAQMQRRGRAFLADSILDPIPFGLTASIVRYHRLRERFPDAPIMLGVGNLTELTEADTSGINAVLFGIAAELNVAAVLTTQVSQHARRAVSEADWARRIMHAAARNATLPKGMSDALMTVHAKHPFPDTPEEIGEIAAQVRDPNFRVQISPLGLHVYNRDGLRLGQGAFELWPQLKLQDDADHAFYMGVELARAEIAWQLGKRYVQDQPLDWGCAAPRPAEDLARWCAPGTTMKTPKNNATHAAEPGAVGAPTAPSPS, from the coding sequence ATGGAACACATCGTCTTCCTGACCGGGCGCCTCGCCCAAGCCAGCCTCGCGCGGGTGCTGGCGGGCATCGAGGCGGCACCGTTCACATGGGAGGTGAGGGAGATCGGATTGCAGGTGGCCGCACTGATGACGGCCGACATGATCCGCCGCCGCGTTGCGGCACCCGTGGTGACCGAAGCGCAAGGCGAGGGCGCCGCGCCGCGCCGGGCCGACCGCATCATGGTGCCGGGCCGCTGCCGCGGCGATGTGGAGGCCCTGAGCCTGCACTTCGGCGTTCCGGTGGAGCGCGGCCCGCAAGAACTGAAAGACCTGCCGCGGCACTTCAACCGCAGCGCGCGTGCCGTGGATCTCAGCGAGTACGAGGTCGCGATCTTCGCCGAGATCGTCGATGCGCCGCGGCGCACGGTGCCCGAGATCATCGAGCGCGCGCGGCAGCTGGCAGCCGACGGCGCCAACGTGATCGACCTGGGCTGCCTGCCTGAGACGCGCTTCGACCACCTGGCCGACAGCGTGCGGGCACTGAAGGCCGAAGGCTTCCAGGTGAGCGTCGATTCGAGCGACGCACAGGAGCTGCTGGCCGGCGGCAAGGCCGGTGCCGACTACCTGCTGAGCCTCACGCTCGACACGCTGTGGATCGCCGACGAAGTCGACGCCACGCCGGTGCTGATCCCGCGCGTGCCGGCCGATGAAGACTCGCTGTACGAAGCGGTGGCGCAGATGCAGCGCCGCGGCCGCGCCTTCCTGGCCGATTCGATCCTCGATCCGATCCCCTTCGGACTCACGGCATCGATCGTGCGCTACCACCGGCTGCGCGAACGCTTCCCCGATGCGCCGATCATGCTCGGCGTGGGCAACCTCACCGAGCTGACCGAGGCCGACACCAGCGGCATCAACGCGGTGCTGTTCGGCATTGCGGCTGAGCTGAACGTGGCGGCGGTGCTGACCACGCAGGTGAGCCAGCATGCGCGCCGCGCCGTGAGCGAGGCCGACTGGGCGCGCCGCATCATGCATGCGGCGGCACGCAACGCCACCTTGCCCAAGGGCATGAGCGATGCGCTGATGACGGTGCATGCGAAGCACCCGTTTCCCGACACGCCCGAAGAGATCGGCGAGATCGCCGCGCAGGTGCGCGACCCGAACTTCCGCGTGCAGATTTCGCCGCTGGGCCTGCACGTGTACAACCGCGACGGCCTGCGGCTGGGGCAGGGTGCCTTCGAGCTCTGGCCGCAACTCAAGCTGCAGGACGATGCCGACCATGCGTTCTACATGGGCGTGGAGCTTGCGCGCGCCGAGATCGCGTGGCAGCTGGGCAAGCGCTATGTGCAGGACCAGCCGCTCGACTGGGGCTGCGCCGCACCGCGGCCGGCCGAAGACCTTGCGCGCTGGTGCGCGCCCGGAACCACCATGAAGACACCGAAGAACAACGCCACCCATGCGGCCGAGCCCGGCGCCGTGGGCGCCCCCACCGCGCCATCCCCCTCATGA
- a CDS encoding DUF447 domain-containing protein, which yields MNDQIFEAVVTTVAPGGQPHVAPMGIRYREDGILLMPFKPSTTHDNIVATGHAVLNIVCDTRVFAGCVTGRRSWPTLPAERIAGVRLAAALRHVELALAEQRDDAQRPVLRMSAVHEATHAPFVGFNRAQAAVIEGAVLVSRLHMLPFEKVETEMNYLQIAIDKTAGAEEHEAWAWLRAAVARHRAGTPERAS from the coding sequence ATGAACGACCAGATCTTCGAAGCCGTGGTGACCACCGTGGCGCCCGGCGGCCAACCGCACGTGGCGCCGATGGGCATCCGCTACCGGGAGGACGGCATCCTGCTGATGCCGTTCAAGCCCTCGACCACGCACGACAACATCGTGGCCACCGGCCATGCGGTGCTCAACATCGTCTGCGACACGCGCGTGTTCGCGGGCTGCGTCACGGGCCGCAGGTCGTGGCCCACGCTGCCGGCCGAACGCATCGCGGGCGTGCGCCTGGCCGCCGCGTTGCGCCATGTCGAACTCGCGCTGGCCGAGCAGCGCGACGACGCGCAGCGCCCCGTGCTGCGCATGTCGGCGGTGCACGAGGCCACGCATGCGCCCTTCGTCGGCTTCAACCGCGCGCAGGCCGCGGTGATCGAAGGGGCCGTGCTGGTCAGCCGGCTTCACATGCTGCCTTTCGAGAAAGTGGAAACCGAGATGAATTACCTGCAGATCGCGATCGACAAGACCGCCGGCGCCGAAGAGCATGAAGCCTGGGCGTGGCTGCGCGCCGCGGTGGCACGGCATCGTGCCGGCACGCCGGAGCGCGCATCATGA